A genomic window from Phoenix dactylifera cultivar Barhee BC4 chromosome 7, palm_55x_up_171113_PBpolish2nd_filt_p, whole genome shotgun sequence includes:
- the LOC103702425 gene encoding bZIP transcription factor TGA10-like, with the protein MGDRGSSKEGQPQEHQSSFGIIHSSSTSSTIRSRDVAPYDLGELDPALFLYLDGQDHSSVQEQRQTLNIFPSQPMHVVPTSKGGQMSLVCPTSSSSKRSSEQSMELPNPRGDLAALTEPQKDIKAVVKREGNGKGPSSEQEEPKTPDAKTLRRLAQNREAARKSRLRKKAYVQQLESSKMRLAQLEHELQRARAQGFLVGSGSLPAGSTGGGGLPDGSTGGLNAGITLNKT; encoded by the exons ATGGGAGATAGAGGGAGTTCGAAAGAGGGGCAGCCGCAAGAGCACCAGAGCTCCTTTGGGATAATTCATTCCTCCTCCACCAGCTCTACCAT CAGGAGTAGGGATGTTGCGCCGTATGACTTGGGAGAGTTGGATCCGGCCTTGTTTCTGTATCTAGATGGGCAAGATCACTCATCAGTTCAAGAACAACGAC AGACTCTGAACATCTTCCCTTCTCAGCCCATGCACGTAGTGCCGACTTCGAAG GGGGGTCAAATGAGCTTGGTCTGTCCAACAAGCAGTTCATCCAAGAGATCATCGGAGCAGTCCATGGAATTACCGAACCCAAGAGGTGATCTCGCTGCTCTAACTGAACCACAAAAGGATATCAAGGCAGTAGTGAAG AGGGAAGGGAATGGGAAGGGCCCAAGCTCGGAGCAAGAAGAGCCCAAAACACCTGATGCAAAG ACATTGAGAAGGCTTGCTCAGAATAGAGAGGCGGCCAGGAAGAGCAGGCTCCGGAAGAAG GCTTATGTTCAACAATTAGAGTCTAGTAAAATGAGGCTAGCTCAGCTAGAACATGAGCTACAGAGGGCGAGAGCTCAG GGTTTTCTCGTTGGCAGCGGCAGCCTCCCGGCCGGTAGCACTGGCGGCGGAGGCCTCCCGGACGGTAGCACCGGCGGGCTCAACGCAGGCATTACCCTAAACAAAACTTAA
- the LOC103702299 gene encoding FT-interacting protein 7-like produces MQRPLHPQEYSLKETSPHLGGGGVAGDKLTTTYDLVEQMQYLYVRVVKARDLPAKDVTGSCDPYVEVKLGNYKGTTRYFEKKTNPEWNQVFAFSKERIQASSVEVIVKDKDSVKDDIIGRVSFDLNEIPKRVPPDSPLAPQWYRLEDRKGDKVKGELMLAVWMGTQADEAFPEAWHSDAATVPSDGLASIRSKVYLTPKLWYVRVNVIEAQDLLPSDKSRFPEVFVKVMLGNQALRTRISQSRTINPMWNEDLMFVAAEPFEEHLVLSVEDRVAPNKDEVLGKTVIPLQNVDRRLDYKPVNSRWYNLEKHVIVEGEQKKKEMKFSSRIHLRICLDGGYHVLDESTHYSSDLRPTAKQLWKPSIGVLELGILNAQGLLPMKTKDGRGTTDAYCVAKYGQKWVRTRTIIDSFTPKWNEQYTWEVYDPCTVITIGVFDNCHLQGGEKAAGTRDTRIGKVRIRLSTLETDRVYTHSYPLIVLLPSGVKKMGEVQLAVRFTCSSLINMLHMYSQPLLPKMHYLYPLSVVQLDNLRHQATQIVSMRLSRAEPPLRKEVVEYMLDVDSHMWSMRKSKANFFRIMGVFSPVIAVGKWFDQVCSWRNPLTTILIHVLFVILVLYPELILPTIFLYLFLIGVWYFRWRPRQPPHMDTRLSHAESAHPDELDEEFDTFPTSRPPDMVRMRYDRLRSVAGRVQTVVGDLATQGERLQSLLSWRDPRATALFVTFCLIAAIVLYVTPFRVVALLTGLYVLRHPRFRHKLPSVPLNFFRRLPARTDSML; encoded by the coding sequence ATGCAGAGACCCCTTCATCCCCAGGAGTACTCCTTAAAGGAGACCTCTCCCCACCTTGGTGGTGGTGGAGTTGCCGGCGACAAGCTCACCACCACTTATGACCTCGTGGAGCAGATGCAGTATCTCTATGTCCGTGTCGTGAAGGCTAGAGACCTGCCGGCCAAGGATGTAACTGGAAGCTGTGATCCTTATGTTGAGGTGAAGCTGGGGAACTACAAGGGCACAACCCGCTATTTTGAGAAGAAAACAAATCCTGAATGGAACCAAGTTTTTGCCTTCTCAAAAGAGCGGATACAAGCTTCCTCCGTGGAAGTCATTGTCAAAGACAAGGATTCTGTGAAGGATGATATCATCGGTCGGGTATCATTTGATCTAAATGAGATTCCAAAGCGAGTTCCACCAGATAGTCCATTGGCTCCGCAATGGTATAGGTTGGAAGACCGGAAGGGGGACAAGGTGAAGGGAGAACTGATGTTAGCAGTTTGGATGGGCACTCAAGCAGATGAAGCATTTCCAGAAGCTTGGCATTCAGATgctgcaactgttccaagtgACGGCCTTGCAAGTATCAGGTCGAAGGTATACCTCACGCCTAAGCTTTGGTATGTCAGGGTAAATGTTATTGAAGCGCAGGACTTGCTGCCTAGCGATAAGAGCAGGTTCCCTGAAGTCTTTGTTAAAGTTATGCTTGGAAATCAAGCTCTCAGAACTAGGATATCTCAGAGCAGGACCATTAATCCTATGTGGAATGAGGATTTGATGTTTGTAGCAGCTGAACCATTTGAGGAGCACTTGGTTCTGAGTGTTGAAGATCGGGTGGCACCCAACAAGGATGAGGTATTGGGGAAGACTGTCATTCCCCTGCAGAATGTGGACAGGAGGCTGGACTACAAGCCTGTCAATAGCAGGTGGTATAATCTCGAGAAGCATGTGATTGTGGAGGGTGaacagaagaagaaggagatgaaGTTCTCTAGTCGGATTCATCTGAGGATTTGTTTGGATGGTGGATACCATGTtttggatgagtcgacccactATAGCAGTGATCTGAGGCCAACGGCAAAACAGTTGTGGAAGCCAAGCATTGGAGTTTTGGAACTGGGCATCTTGAATGCTCAGGGGTTGTTGCCTATGAAGACTAAGGATGGTCGTGGGACTACGGATGCTTACTGTGTTGCTAAATATGGACAAAAATGGGTCCGTACGAGGACTATTATAGATAGCTTTACTCCGAAGTGGAATGAACAATACACCTGGGAGGTATATGACCCATGTACGGTTATTACAATTGGTGTATTTGATAACTGTCACTTGCAAGGAGGGGAGAAGGCAGCTGGTACGAGGGATACCAGAATTGGAAAGGTGAGGATCCGTCTTTCTACACTAGAAACTGATCGGGTTTACACCCACTCTTACCCTCTCATTGTGTTGCTTCCTTCTGGGGTGAAGAAGATGGGAGAAGTTCAGCTGGCTGTCCGCTTTACATGCTCCTCTTTGATAAATATGTTGCACATGTATTCACAGCCATTACTCCCAAAGATGCACTACCTTTACCCATTGTCTGTTGTTCAGCTTGATAACTTGAGGCATCAGGCCACTCAGATAGTATCAATGAGGTTAAGCCGCGCAGAGCCACCTTTGAGAAAGGAAGTCGTGGAGTATATGTTGGATGTGGATTCTCACATGTGGAGCATGCGGAAGAGCAAGGCTAACTTTTTCAGGATCATGGGTGTCTTCAGCCCTGTGATTGCAGTTGGAAAATGGTTTGATCAGGTTTGCAGTTGGAGGAACCCTTTGACTACAATACTTATACACGTTCTCTTTGTGATATTGGTGCTGTACCCAGAATTGATACTGCCGACGATTTTCCTCTACCTGTTTTTGATCGGTGTCTGGTACTTCCGTTGGAGGCCCAGGCAGCCTCCTCACATGGACACCCGACTTTCACATGCAGAATCTGCCCATCCTGATGAGCTAGATGAAGAATTTGATACTTTTCCTACATCTCGCCCACCTGATATGGTGAGGATGAGGTATGACCGGTTAAGGAGTGTAGCAGGGAGAGTACAAACTGTGGTTGGTGACCTGGCGACACAAGGGGAGAGGTTGCAATCCCTGTTGAGCTGGCGAGACCCAAGAGCAACTGCCTTGTTTGTGACCTTCTGTCTGATTGCTGCCATTGTGCTTTATGTTACGCCGTTCCGTGTTGTGGCCTTACTGACTGGTTTGTATGTGTTGAGGCACCCAAGATTCCGCCACAAGCTTCCATCAGTGCCACTTAACTTCTTTAGGAGGTTGCctgctagaacagatagcatgTTGTGA